The following DNA comes from Candidatus Cloacimonadota bacterium.
AATAAGCGGTGCCACACTTACCTACAAAACACATCTTAAGGCTCTTGAAAATGCTTTGGAGCAGGCACAAGTGAAATAACTATGCTGTGCGAAATGTTTGGGAAGGAGTAATTTGAG
Coding sequences within:
- a CDS encoding FMN-binding protein produces the protein MDVISGATLTYKTHLKALENALEQAQVK